The Amycolatopsis coloradensis sequence ATCACGTACTCGCCGGGGGATTGTTGGGGAAGCTGCGCATGTGGACGTTGCGGTTGCCGAACTCGTCGACCTCGATCCAGCGTACTTGGATCGTGTGCGGCACCTGGCTGCCGTCCCGCATCGGGAAGACTTCCATACCTTCGATTTTCCGGTTCTTGTCCTTCTCGAGGAAGCTGGCGAGGTCGCTTTCGAAGGCGTGCCAGTGATCCGGCCCCGCGATCTTCCGGCCCTGATTCTGTGGCCGCCACTGGGCCATCATGTTCAGCAGCTCACCGGGACTGTCGAACTGCTTGCCGAACAGATGGCCGCCGTCGTACTTGCCCGGCGTCCCCGCGGCCTGCTTGTTCGACGTGTCCTGTGCCGACGGGTCCCGGTTCGGCGCCGCGCCGTCTTCCTGCAGTTTCAGATCGTTGGCACGCCCGCGCACCGTGTCCACCTTGCCGCCGTCGAATTCGGGGCCGGTGTGGTAGACGAACTTTCCGCCGTCGACGTTGTAGACCATGTTCGGCGCCGGATTGTTGAGGTCGGGGCTCGACGGCCGATAGGTCTCGACGACGACGTTGCCGTGCTCGTCGGTCCAATAGATCGACCGTGTGTGCGTCTCGCGACCGGGATTCCGGTACTCGCTGCTGACGACGTACTTCTTGTTCGGTTCGAGCTGCGGCTTTCCATCCGCGTCCTTGGGCAAGGAATCGAGGAACGACTCGCCACGGCGGAGGGTGACGTCCACCTGCTCGTTGCCGCGGAAACGGTCCGGATCCTTCGCACCGTGCGGTACTTCGGCTTTCGGGTCGAGGCGCTGGCGGACGATGGGGTCGCCTTCGCCGATGCCGTGCTTCCGATTCGCGTCGATGTCCGGGTTGGTGCGCATCATCCGGCCGGACTCGAGGTCCGCCCATCGGACGTGTCCCTTGGCGTCGGTGTAGAAGGTGCCGCGGTGCACGCCCGCCGAGTCCGTGACCTTGTACTGGGTGTGCGGTGCGTACGGACCGCCGCTCGCGAAAGACGCTTTGGGGTCCGGCGCGTGGGGGTGACCGGGCCCGACCGTGACCGGGTCGCCCACGAAGTCCGGCCGGTGGAACTTCACCGACGGATGCGGGACCCCGTCCGCGTCCGTCGCGAACGTCTGGTGCCTGCCCTCGATCTCCACCCGGTACGTCGTGTTCGGGTGGGGGTCCGCGACGTCGGGATTCGGGTTGTACTTCGGGTTCGGTTCGTAGACGACGTTGCCGTTCGCGTCCTCTTTCTTGACGCGCGGCTGTTCGTTCGGGTGATGGGTGTCGATGTGGGTGACCCGGCCGGTGCCGTCCGTGTGGTAGACACCGCGCCGGTTTCCGGCGTCGTCGAAGACCTCGTACGCCCGGTTGCGCTCCAGTTTCTGCTCGCCGGGGAACCGTTCGCCACGGGCAGGCGGCCGGATGTCGGTGTCGGGGTCCGGCCCGCCGATCCGCGAAGGGGTGGCGTTCGGTGGGGTCGGCGGGTCGAAATCGCTCTGGTGCTGCGGGTTGCGATGGATGTTCTGTTGACGGGTGTCGTCGAGCAGATCGGCTTCCTGTTGAACCGAATGCGGGTTTCGGTCCTTGGGGATGCCGGTGTCGGTGTCCGCGCTGGGCGGGGGGTCCTGACGCCGGGGTGTCGTGTCGGGGTCCGCGCCCGGCGGCGGCTGGTCGCGCCGGGACGAGGTGTCGTCGTCGCCGTCACCGCGGCTGCGGGAGCTGTCGGCGTCCACGTCCTGCTTGTCCGCGTGCGAGGTGTCCGGGGTGAAGCCGTCGTCGCTCGCCCGGCGGGCGGTGCCGTCGGGGCTGTGGACGTCCCATTCGCCGTTCGGCGGGATCTTGGGCCGGGGGCGGCCGTCGGGACCGATCTCGTAGTCGGACGAGAAGACACGCCCGTTCGAGTCGGTCCAGGCCGGCTTGCTCGGCGCCATCACTTCGGTGTCGAGCTCCCGCGACAGACGGCGCGCGAAGTCGTTCGAGCCGGCGTCGCAGCCGATCAGCCGGATCGGGCGGCCGTCGTAATCCCCGTTGCGGCGCAGGATGTCCGCGAACTCTTCCGGGGTGTAGGTGCGGTTGCCGATCCGGGCGTGCCCGTCCGGCGTCACGTGCACGTCGACGGTGTAGCGGCCGTCCGGATCCGGCTGGACGCGGTGCGGCAGGTCGCCCATGTCCGAGTCGCCGCGGTGGTACGAGCTGCCCGCGGGAGTGCTCTCGGAATGCCGTTGGTTGACCTCGTCCGGCGTCAGCGGACGATCCGGCTCGACGTCGGGCCCGCGGTCGTGCGGTGTGCCGTCGGGGTGACCGTTCGGGTCCTGGCGCGGTCCGTGCCCGTCGGGGCCGTGACCGTCCGGCGAACGCGGCGGCCCGGAGTGACCACCGGGGCCGCGCCCGCCCGGACCGGTGTTGCCGGGACCCGTGCCGCCGGGCCGGTTGCCCGGGCCATGTGTGCTCGGTGAGCCAGTGTGCGGCTGGACGCCGGGGCCGAAGTCGTTGCCCCGGGCGACCGGCTGCGGCTGATGCGGTTGGTTCGGCCGTCCGCCGGGACCGGTCTGGCCGGGACCGCGGCTGGGGCCGGTGTGGGTGTCGGGTGTGCGCGGGGCGTTCGTGTCCGGGGTGCGCGGCGAACCGGGCGTTCCCGTCCAGCCGCCACCCTGCTGCCTGCCGCCGGGCGAACCCGGGGTGCCGACGGGCGTGCCACCCGGAGCGCCTTGCGGTGGCATGCCGCCGGCGATCGGCTGGCCGCCCTGCGGCGGGACACCGTGCGAAGCGTCGCCGCCGGGACCGCCGCGCTGCGAAGGCATATGTGACGGGCCGGCGTCGCCGAGGCGTGGTGCCGTGGGCGCGGTGCCGCTCGTCGTCGTTCCGCTGTCGGTCGGCCGGGTGGGGCTGCCGCCGTCGTTGCCGCCGTGGTGGCCGGGCGACGGGTCGGACCGAGGAGTGGGCGAGCCGCCGTCACCGCCGTGTGTCCGGGGCGAGCCGCCGCCGTCGCCGGTGTGGCTCGGGGAGCTGCCGGTGTCGGCGCGGGTGTGTGGTGCCGGGGAGCCGCTGTCGGGGGTGTGGCTGGGGGAGCCGCCGGTGTCCGTCCGCGTGTGCGGGGTGGGCGAGCCACTGTCGGGGGTGTGGCTCGGGGTGCCGCCGGTGTCCGTCCGCGTGTGCGGGGCGGGCGAACCGGCATCAGGGGTGTGGCTCGGGGAGCTGCCGGTGTCGGCGCGGGTGTGTGGTGCCGGGGAGCCGCTGTCGGGGGTGTGGCTGGGGGAGCCGCCGGTGTCCGTCCGCGTGTGCGGGGCGGGCGATCCGCCGGTGTCCGGGCGGTTCGGGGTGGGCGAGCCGCCATCGGACGCGCGGTTCGGGGTGGCGGAGTCTCCGGGAGAGCCACCGTCGGACCGGGTGTGCGGCGTCGACGTGTCGGAACGGGCGGTGCTGGGGGAACCATCACCACCGGCGGAGTTTCCGTCCGAAGTGGACGGTCCGTCGCCGGTACGGTTGGGAGAGCCGGCGTCGGAGCGGGTGGACGAGCCGCCACCGTCACCACCGCGGGTGGTGTTCGACGGGGTGTCTCCGCTGGAGCCATCGTTCGGGCCGCTGTTGGTGTCGCCGGAGTTGCCCCCGGAGTTGTCGCCGTTGGAGCCGCTGCCGGACCCGTCGCCGCTGCCGGAACCGGAACCGTCGCCGTCCGGGCCGTCGCCGGAGCCCGAGCCGCCACCGCCGGTCCCACCGGATCCGCCGCCGCTGCCACCGCGCTGGATGAACCCGCCCGGCTTGATGTTCCTGGTGTTGATCACGTCGAGGCCGGTGACCTTGCCCGCGATCTTGCCGAAGATCTTGATGATCTTCTCGAAGACGTCGGCCAGCTTGCCCAGCAGCGGTGAGACCCGCCGCATCGCGTCGCAGAGTTCCTTGAGCTTGTCGGCGATCTTCGCGGCCCACTTGGCGATCGCGGTGACGGCCTGCGCGACCACCACGGGGGTGCCGAAGCCGAGGGAGAACACCGTCTCCATGACCCACGCGATGAGCTTGCCGACCGCGTCCGCGATCAGCTGGCGGATGAACTCGCGGACGAACGCGACGATCTCGCCGAAGATCATCACGACGGTGCTGATCGCCCCCGCGACCGTCGCCGCGCCGCTGATCGCCTCGGCCTGTTCCGCGGCCTGCTTGCGGTACTGGTCGGCCGCGTCGCCCGTCCAGCCGGACGTGCCGTTCTTGACCGCGTTCGAGAACTCGACCTGGGTGTCTTCCAGTTTCTTGGCGACGTTGCCCCAGGTTTCGGAGTACGACTGGATGACCGGCGGATCGCCGGCGACCGCGTCCAGCATGTCCTTGAGCGGCTGCATGTGTTCCATCAGGAACGACGCCACCGACGACATCAGGTAGCCGAACGGGTCGATCGCGGCGCTGGCCATCTCGCCGGCGAGGCTCAGCACGCCGAGCCCGCCACCGATCCAGTCACCGTTCGAGATGCCGTTGAAGGCGTCCATGGCCGACTCGGCGACGCCGATGCCCGCCGCGTAGCCGTACTCGCTGTTCCCGGCCGTCAGCGGTCCGGGACCGTCGCCGTCGGTCGGTGCCTTCGCGACGAGCGGGTTTCCCTCAGGCATCAGTCAGGCACCTGCACGTTCTTGAATTCGGCGGCGAAGTTCTCGTCCTGCGTCTGGTAGGCGTTCGACGCGGACCGCACGTTGTTCGCCACCGCCGTCGCGGCCTCGACGGCCTTGTTCAGCGCGTTGATGCCGAACTCCTCGACCGGGTCGAGCATCATCCGGAACGGCTGGCAGATGATGCCGTACGCGTCGGTCGGCATGCTCACCTGCTGCGCGGCGTCGACGGCCGTGCGCAGGCCGTCGGCGATGCCGTCGATCTGCTTGGCGTGCGCGTCGAGGTCGGCGCCGAGCTCATAACCCTTGCCTGCCATGGTTTCTCCCCTCTACCAGGCCGGATGGACGTCTACGAAAGAATGCTGCCGCCGAACTCGTCGTCATCGTCGTCCTGTGTGCGGCGGCGGCGCGGGATCGGCTTCGGCTGAGGTGGATTCGCCTGCGCGGGCGGCGGGGGCTCTTCCTCCTCCGGGCCGAAGCGGTGGTGCCGCTCGGGTTCCGGCGGTGCGAGGTCCTCCTCCGGCGGGGCCTCCGGGAAGGTGCTCTGCGCCTCCGCGATCACCCGGTTCGCCGTCTCGTCGGTGGTCCCGACCGTCTCGGCCATCGCCGCCTGCAGCAGCTCCGGGATCCGGGACTGCGCGAGCTGGACGAGGCGCATGACCTGTGACGAGACCTCCGCCATCCGTTTGCCGCTCGCGGCTTCGGAGATGACCAGGTTCGTGAGCAGGCCCTTCGAGTCGATCGTGACCTCGATGGTGTTGTCCTTCGACCGCTCGGTCACGGTCTGGCCCTGCATGCGTGCGGCCATCGCCTGGTAGCGCGCGGCGGTCTCCTGGATCTGCTTCGTCCAGTTGTCCACCATTCGTTCGCTGGCGTCGACGTTGTCCGGCATCGGGACCCTTCCAAAGCTGCATGCTGACGTCTTCACACTGACGGTCCGAAGACGCCACCGGTTCCGGTGTGCTCGAAGTTGCGTCGAACAGCCTAGTGCTCATCCGGTGTACCACTCAGGCACGACAAAGTCGGCCCCGTCACGCAGCGAAAGGGCCCCTCACCGCACAAAGTGCGATGAAGAGCCCTTTCACTCCCTGCGAACTGCCGGGGTCAGAGATTGCCGCGGCGCTCCTGCTCACGCTCGATGGCCTCGAACAGGGCCTTGAAGTTGCCCTTGCCGAAGCCGAGCGAACCGTGCCGCTCGATGAGCTCGTAGAACACCGTCGGGCGGTCGCCGATCGGCTTGGTGAAGATCTGCAGCAGATAGCCGTCCTCGTCGCGGTCGACCAGGATGCGGTGCGCCTTGAGCGTCTCGATCGGCACCCGGACCTCGCCGATCCGCGCGCGCAGCTCCGGGTCGTCGTAGTAGGAGTCCGGGGTGTCGAGGAACTCGACGCCCGCGGCGCGCATCGCGGTCACCGTCGCGACGATGTCGTTGGTGGCCAGCGCGATGTGCTGGCAGCCCGCGCCGCCGTAGAACTCGAGGTACTCGTCGATCTGCGACTTCTTCTTGGCGATCGCCGGCTCGTTGAGGGGGAACTTGACACGGTGGTTGCCGTTGGAGACCACCTTGCTCATCAGTGCCGAGTACTCGGTCGCGATGTCGTCGCCGACGAACTCCGCCATGTTCACGAAGCCCATGACGCGGTGGTACCAGTCGACCCAGTAGTCCATCTTGCCGAGTTCGACGTTGCCTACGCAGTGATCGACGGCCTGGAACAGCCGCTTCGGCGCGCCTTCCGGGCGGACGACGCTGCTCTCGCGCGGCTCGTAGCCGGGCAGGTAGACGCCGGTGTACTTCGACCGGTCGATCAGCGTGTGGCGGGTCTCGCCGTAGGTCGCGATCGCGGCGATGCGCACGGTGCCGTGCTCGTCGGAGACGTCGTGCGGCTCCTCGAGGACGGTGGCGCCCTGCGAGCGGGCGTGTTCGATGCACCGGTCGACGTCGGCGACCTCGAGCGCGAGGTCGATGACGCCGTCGCCGTGGCGGCGGTGGTGGTCGAGCAGCGGGGAATCGGGCTTGACGCCGCCGGTGATCACGAAGCGGGCCGAGCCCGACTTCAGCACGAACGACTTGCGCTCGAAGTTCCCGGTCTCGGGGCCGGAGTACGCGACGAGCCGCATGCCGAAAGCGACCTGGTAGAACCACGCGGTCTGCGTGGCGTTGCCCGCGATGAACACCACCGCGTCCATCGACTTCACCGGGAAGGGGTCGGTCGAAGAGTCGTGATCGACGAGGCCGACGAGCTGACGCAGCTGGTCGTAGCTCACGTCGTCAAGAGCACCCTGGGGTTCCACTGTGTGCGTCATGCCCTGAAGCATCCGAGCGCGTGACAAAATGCGCAACGGTCAAAGATTTTACTGCGCACTATGACCAGTCGAGGGCCGGGTGGCGCAGTCAAAGTGGACAACCTGCGTAGGAGGTAGGCCCGATGTCGGAAGCACTCGACGCGCTGGACGCGCGGCTGCTGCTGTTGCTCACCGACTCCCCCCGGCTCGGCGTGCTCGAATGCGCCCGCCGTCTCGGTGTCGCGCGTGGCACCGTGCAGGCCAGGCTGGACCGGCTGACCGAACGCGGGATCCTCGGCGGGTTCCCGCCCGAACTCGACCTCGCGGCGATGGGGTACGGCCTCACCGCCTTCGCCGTCCTGGAGATCGCGCAGGGCCGCCGGGCCGAGGTCGCGGAGGCGCTGTCCGCGATCGACGAGGTGTGCGAGGTCTACGCGACGACCGGCCAGGGCGACCTTTTCGTGCGGATGGTGGCGCGCAACAACGACGACCTGCAGCGTGTGGTGGACGAGGTGGTCGGCGCGCCGTACGTGCGGCGGACGTCGACGTCGATCGCGTTGTCGACGCCGGTCCCGCCGCGCGTACGGCCGCTGCTGGAACGGCTGGCGCGAAGCTAGCCGACCTGGCTCAGGTACCGCTTCGCCGACCGCTGGACCGCCTCGTGCCCGTCGGTGCGGATGATCGCGTCCCACCAAGCGCCGTAGATCGCCTCGAACTCGTACGGTTCGAGCATCTCGGCGGCGCGGCGGACGACCTCGGGACGTTCCGGGATCAGGTTCGGATAGCTGTACATCATGCCGACGAAGCGGCGGTCGGGGATGACCTGCAGGATGTCGCCCGAGAGCACCGCGCCGCGGCCGTTCTCGCCGTCCGGCCAGTGCAGCACGGTCCCGCCGGCGAAATGCACGCCGAGGTTGATCAGCCGCAGGCCGGGGGCGACGTCGAGGGTCGCGCCGCTCCACAGCTTGATCGCCGGATCCGGCCTGCCGATCCACTGCCGGTCGCCCTCGTGCAGGTAGATGGGCGCGTCGAAGGCGTGGGCCCACTCGACCATCGTGGTGTAGTAGTGCGGATGGCTGATCGCGATGCCGGTGATCCCGCCGAGTTCGCGGACCTTCGCGACCAGATCGTCGTCGATGTAGCCCGCGCAGTCCCACAGGAAGTTGCCGGATCCGGCCTTGACCAGCAGCGCCCGCTCGCCGATGGCGAAGTTGGGAGTGGATCCGACCCCGATGAGGCCGGGTCCCTGCTCCTCGACGCGAGCCGTGTACGTCCCGCTCGCGCGGACGGTGTTCAGATCGGTCCAGCGCTGCCCGGCCTGCGGGACGTACTGACGTTCGTCCTCGCAGATCGGGCAGTCGGACCTGGGTTCCGCGTACTGCATGCCGCAGGCGACGCAGATCGGTAGCTCGCTCATGATTCCCTCCAGAATTCTCCGGAGGTCACGCTAACGGCTCATATGCGTGCCCGGCCATATCGGGCCGGGTGACGCCGAAGAGGCGCCGCCCGCATCCGACTCGCGTTGTGTGCGGAGGGCGCCCCTTCATCGATTTCCCTGGGCCTTCGGCTGAAAACAGCGCGCGGAGGCTCACTTGCCGGTGTACGGCACCGCCTTGACCAGCGTCACCTTCTGGATGCTGCCGTTGGGCAGCTCGTACTCGCGGGTTTCGCCCTCTTTGGCGCCGAGCAGCGCCTTGCCGAGCGGGGACTCCGGCGAGTAGACGTCCAGGTCGCCCTCGGTGCCCTCTTCACGGGTCGCCAAGAGGAAGTTCTCGTCTTCGTCGTCACCGTCGTAACGCACGGTGAGGACCTTGCCCGGTCCCGCGCTGCCGTCGTTGGCGGGCGGCTCGCCCACCTTGGCCGAGCGGAGGAGCTCCTGGAGGTGGCGGATGCGGGCCTCGTGCTGGCCCTGCTCTTCACGGGCGGCGTGGTAACCGCCGTTCTCCTTGAGGTCGCCCTCTTCCCGGCTGTCGTTGATCTTCGCAGCGATGACCGGGCGGAGCTCGATGTAGTGGTCGAGTTCCTGCTTGAGCCTGTCGTAGGCATCCTGGGTCAGCCAGGTCACCTTTGTGTCGCTCACGGTCACCATCTCCTAGTAGGGCCTGCCAGGCTTGGGTGTACAAGCCGGCCACCGGACCGGCATGGCGCGCCGGCCTGGCTGAGATAAAGGAAAAACACGGCCCGTCTTGGGCCGTGCCGGTAGATCAGAGTAACACGGCGCGAGGCATCGCCGCCGGTGGAATTCGGTCGCGCCTCGGCGTTGGGCGCCGGTTTCACCCCGTTGGCCGCTATGGCCTTGACAGGTACCGTGGTACGTCGTATGAGCACCCGAAGATATCAGCCGTGACCGGCCTTCCGATGCTCTTGATGGTGGTTGTCACCCTGCTGTTCTTCGAACCAGGCTGAATCAAGACCTCTTTACGGCCGCTTTCGGCCCCCGCCTTGTCGCGGACCCGGACGACGCACACGCCAGGCCGGTTCACATCGTCCCTGGTCACGTTGATGGTGATCTCCATCGCGTCGCCCGGTTTCTCATCGAACGAGACGCGCTCGCCCTCGATGGGCGCGCTGCCGAAGTTCGTGTACGCGACATAGGCGATTCCGCCGCTGACCAGCAGCGCGACCAGGCCGAACACCAGGCGCCGCCAGCGTGCGGGCTTCGCGGCGCGGGTCTTGCCGTAGCGGTCCTCGGGCACGTCCGTCCGGGTGCTTTCCGCGCTGGGAGCGTCCTGTCCCGTGCTCAACCCGGGCCTCCGGTAGGTCTCGTCGTGCTCGCAGGGACAATGAGGTCGTATGCGAGTGGTTCCCCTCGAGTATCCGCGCCCGGCCGGGCGGGCCGTCAGGCAGGGTCGCAGGGGAATAGGGAACGAGAAGGGGACGTTCGGAGCATGGTGTCAGCCAATGAACCGCCGAAGTCACGCCTCCGCCTGATGGCGGTGCACGCGCACCCCGACGACGAGTCGAGCAAGGGTGCCGCCACCATGGCCAGGTACGCCGCCGAAGGGCACGAGGTCATGGTCGTGACCTGTACCGGCGGCGAAGCGGGCAGTGTGCTGAACCCGGCCATGGACCGTCCCGACGTACTGGCCAACATGACCGAGATCCGCCGGGAGGAGATGGCCCGCGCGGCCAAGATCCTCGGCGTGAGCCACACCTGGCTCGGGTTCGTCGACTCGGGCCTGCCCGAGGGCGACCCGCTGCCCCCGGTGCCGGAGGGCTCGTTCGCGGTCATCCCGCTCGAGGAGTCCACCGGTGTGCTGGTGAAGGTCATCCGCGAGTTCCGCCCGCACGTGATCGTCACCTACGACGAGAACGGCGGGTACCCGCACCCCGACCACATCCGCACGCACGAGATCTCGGTCGCGGCCTTCGACGCCGCCGGCGAGGAGGGGCGCTACCCGGACGCGGGCGAGCCGTGGCAGCCGATGAAGCTGTACTACGTGCACGGGTTCTCGCGCGCCAGGATGACGGTGTTCCACGAGGCCCTGCTCGCGCGTGGCCTCGAGTCGCCGTACGAGGAGTGGCTCAAGTCGTGGGACCCGGAGAAGGCCGACGTCATGGAGCGGGTGACCACCCGCGTCGAATGCGGCGACTACTTCGAGCAGCGTGACGAGGCCCTCAAGGCGCACGCCACCCAGATCGACCCGAACAGCCGCTGGTTCGCCGTCCCCCGCGACCTGCAGCGCGAGGTCTGGCCGACCGAGGAGTACGAGCTGGTCCGCTCACTGGTGGACAGCACCCTGCCGGAGGACGATCTGTTCGCCGGCTTGAAGGAGGGCTAGATGAGTTTCGTGGTGCCGGCGTTCGCCGTCGTTCCGGTGACGGTGTCGTCGCAGTTCCTGGCGCAGCAGCCCGGCAACGGCGACAACGGCGGCCAAGGTGAGGACTTCGGCAAGTCGTCGCCGGTGGGTTTCCTGATCCTGATCCTGTTCCTGATCGCCGTCGCGCTGCTGGTGCGGTCGATGACCAAGCATCTGAAGCGGGTTCCGGAGAGCTTCGACGAGCCTGCCGCTCCGGCGGAGGAGGCTCCTGAGGATCCGAAAGCCGACGCGGAGGAGTCTGCGGCGAAGGCCGAGAAGCCGACCGCCAAATCCGACTGACGCTCGTGAGTGGTAAGGACGGTTCTAGCCGTCCTTACCACTCACGAGGCATGCCCCACTACGCCACCGCCACNCTTCCGATCTGGCCTCCTTCCTTACCTTCAGGGTAGGGAAGGAGGCCTTCACGGACTCACGACCAATGCCGCCACATCAATAGGTGGTGCCTGAGACACCGTTGGCTCTGACCGTCCTTACCACTCACGAGCGAAAGCGCGTCAGAGGCGCGGGTCGACCGGATCCGACTCCAGTGCCAGCACGGCGAACACGCACTCGTGCACCCGCCACAGCGGTTCCCCGCGCGCCAGCCGCTCCAGTGCCTCCAGCCCCAGCGCGTATTCGCGTGACGCCAGGGCCCGCTTCCGGTTCAGCCCGCGTTTACGCAGCCGCTCCAGGTTCTCCGGCAGCGTGTAGTCCGGCCCGTAGATGATCCGCAGGTACCCGCGCCCGCGCACCTTCACCCCCGGCTGCACCAGCCCCCGCGCGCCGCGCGTCAGGTTCGCCGCCGGTTTGACGACCATGCCCTCGCCGCCCGCGCCGGTCAGGTCCAGCCACCAGTCGACGCCGCGCGCCACCGACGCCGGGTCGGTGGTGTCGACGGCCAGTGTCCGCGTGCGGATGAACAGGTCGCCGGTGAGCCGGTCCAGCAGTGAAAGGTGCCACTCATGCGGCCGGTCGTGGTACGCGTGTCCCTCCGACGCCAGGATCTGGAACGGCGCCAGCCGGACGCCGTCGAGGCCGTCGGTCGGCCAGCAGTAGCGCCGGTACGCCCGCCGGTACGCGTCCACAGTGGACTCGCGCACCCGTGTCCGCTCCATCAGGTCCGACACGTCTGCCCCACGAGCCGCGGCCGCGTCCAGCGCGGCGACGGCGGCGGGCAGCACGGCTTGGGCCGCCGCGCCGACGGCCGCGTACTGACCCGAGATCAGCGACCCCGCTTTCGCGCTCCACGGCAGCAACTCCGTGTCGAGCAGCAGCCAGCCGGTGTCCAGCTCCTCGAACAGTTCCGACGCCGCTTCCCGCACACCGGCGAGCAGCCGCGCGTTCTGGTCCGGGGTGAAGAACGGCCGCCCGGTGCGGGTGTAGACCGCTCCCGGCCCCTGGATCCCGAACCGCGCGGGCGCCACGTCGTCGTCACGGCACACGAGCACGACGGCCCGCGAGCCCATGTGCTTCTCTTCGCACAGGACGTGGTCGACACCCGCCGCGCGGAACTCGGCGAAAGCCTCCTCGGGATGTTCGAGGTAGCCGTCCGTGGCGGACGTCGAACACGGCGCCATGGTCGGCGGCAGGTACGGCAGCCAGCGCGGGTCGACGGCGAAGCGGCTCATCACCTCGAGCGCCGCCGCCGACTGTTCGGCGGAAACCCCGACCCGGCCGTGGTGCCGCGTCTCGATGATCCGCTTCCCGGTGACGTCGCCCAGTTCCAGCACCGCCGGTTCGC is a genomic window containing:
- the mca gene encoding mycothiol conjugate amidase Mca yields the protein MVSANEPPKSRLRLMAVHAHPDDESSKGAATMARYAAEGHEVMVVTCTGGEAGSVLNPAMDRPDVLANMTEIRREEMARAAKILGVSHTWLGFVDSGLPEGDPLPPVPEGSFAVIPLEESTGVLVKVIREFRPHVIVTYDENGGYPHPDHIRTHEISVAAFDAAGEEGRYPDAGEPWQPMKLYYVHGFSRARMTVFHEALLARGLESPYEEWLKSWDPEKADVMERVTTRVECGDYFEQRDEALKAHATQIDPNSRWFAVPRDLQREVWPTEEYELVRSLVDSTLPEDDLFAGLKEG